The following proteins are encoded in a genomic region of Leucoraja erinacea ecotype New England chromosome 21, Leri_hhj_1, whole genome shotgun sequence:
- the LOC129707424 gene encoding teashirt homolog 2, whose amino-acid sequence MPRRKQQVPKRAAVYVPEEDLKTGELREGEDGSPSAEELQGNGYMCTEEEEEEEEDSKGSYSYQNSPISAMSNQDAECESHISDTSDRLADFKSISSRDGQEKEEQSNGETKNGQQNSLGAMRAVYASFLSDSYWSSLGFDLKQSKAERTSCKSSNESTKSSFDWHQDALSKTFQQTSSCRPMPKPNLFSSVQLYRQNNKLFGTVFTGASRFRCKECSAAYDTLVELTVHMNDTGHYQDNNHKKKLDHNTSWTKSRKRALQDMDGMHDAQKVLKCMYCGHSFESLQDLSVHMIKTKHYQKVPLKEPMPPIGSKLVPPTKKRAQHEVNQPCSPDSTTGVAGTFTGEAHKNSNPYVSSNNRYGYQNGASYTWQFEACKSQILKCMECGSSHDTLQQLTAHMMVTGHFLKVTNSASKKGKQIVFDPLAMDKAQSITEAPSNEIQPLAPVSKLPPDSLTPPAVEDNKGEEKQEITENVEKSPQDKDDCKGDNPEKMFGSTLQYQYIREEDLEESSKGGGDILKSLENTVASAINKAQTGSPSWSAYPSIHAAYQLPGIIKPMQLGTQILQVKPNLKPIAPKVRYFSVITSSQNQGLQSNNDQIKEEPISPVHEQISSKLEESNIEKKDPKLNLQSALLLSCKKESESPIKSETLTDLPKADSPCLKEAEEVKQIFKNEPVKSEAGSPNFSLTNGCSGLTVITDHPSEHLSVSPLSALQSIMNTHLGKAAKPLTSNLDPVTMLCRLNKSLLEKSASPPSLIKPSNIANSYYYESSDQPIDLTKSKSGKAIHSNAIKPFTSLPSKHVLSDIADMVKVLPKGTTPKPSTSSKMSAERLETDVRSFEDVSMDFLPVQKRKGRQSNWNPQHLLILQAQFAASLWQTGEGKYLLSDLGPQDRMHISKFTGLTMTTISHWLANVKYQLRKTGGTKFLKNLDTGHPIFYCNDCASQFRTPSSYIGHLEFHLGFTMKDMAKISVQHARGEQEVSKVSSEKSVRPTVADEDTGSKFQCNLCKRTFASKHAVKLHLSKTHGKSPENHSQYVTEIEEE is encoded by the coding sequence TTTATGTCCCCGAAGAAGACTTAAAGACGGGAGAACTGAGAGAAGGAGAAGATGGCAGCCCTTCTGCAGAGGAGTTACAAGGCAATGGTTACATGTGcacggaggaagaggaggaggaagaggaagacagcaaaggcAGCTACAGTTACCAGAATTCCCCAATTAGTGCAATGTCCAACCAAGATGCAGAGTGCGAGTCGCACATAAGTGATACTAGTGATAGGTTGGCTGATTTTAAAAGCATTTCTTCCCGGGACGGGCAAGAAAAGGAAGAGCAGTCGAATGGAGAGACGAAGAATGGCCAACAGAACAGTTTGGGGGCAATGAGAGCCGTTTATGCTAGCTTTCTCTCTGATTCGTATTGGTCAAGTCTAGGCTTTGACCTCAAACAATCAAAGGCTGAAAGGACAAGCTGCAAAAGCAGCAATGAGAGCACCAAAAGTAGCTTTGATTGGCACCAAGATGCATTATCCAAAACATTTCAACAGACCTCCTCTTGCAGACCCATGCCGAAACCAAATCTTTTCAGTtcggtgcagttgtacaggcaaAATAACAAGTTGTTTGGGACTGTTTTCACAGGCGCCAGTAGGTTTCGCTGCAAAGAATGCAGTGCAGCATATGACACTTTGGTGGAACTAACCGTGCACATGAATGACACAGGCCATTACCAAGACAATAACCACAAAAAAAAATTGGACCACAACACCAGTTGGACAAAGTCACGGAAACGAGCCTTGCAGGATATGGATGGTATGCATGATGCCCAGAAAGTGTTAAAGTGCATGTACTGTGGTCATTCTTTTGAGTCCCTTCAAGATTTGAGCGTTCATATGATTAAAACAAAACATTACCAGAAAGTGCCTCTGAAGGAACCAATGCCACCAATCGGATCAAAGTTAGTCCCTCCCACTAAAAAGCGGGCCCAGCATGAAGTCAATCAGCCTTGTTCACCGGATTCAACCACTGGAGTTGCAGGGACATTCACAGGCGAAGCACACAAGAATTCAAACCCCTACGTGTCGTCTAACAATCGGTACGGTTATCAAAATGGTGCCAGCTACACCTGGCAATTTGAAGCCTGCAAGTCGCAAATTCTGAAGTGCATGGAATGCGGAAGCTCTCATGATACCCTGCAGCAGCTCACAGCCCACATGATGGTGACAGGGCACTTCCTTAAGGTAACAAACTCTGCATCGAAAAAGGGAAAGCAGATTGTTTTTGACCCTTTGGCCATGGAcaaagcccagtccatcacagaagcACCGTCAAACGAGATCCAGCCTCTGGCACCAGTCAGCAAATTGCCGCCAGATTCCTTAACTCCACCCGCGGTTGAAGATAACAAAGGTGAAGAAAAGCAAGAGATAACAGAGAACGTGGAGAAATCACCTCAAGACAAAGACGATTGCAAGGGGGACAATCCAGAGAAGATGTTTGGCTCCACGCTTCAATATCAATACATAAGAGAAGAAGATCTGGAGGAGAGCTCGAAGGGAGGTGGTGACATTCTCAAGTCACTTGAAAACACTGTTGCTTCAGCCATCAACAAAGCCCAAACTGGGAGTCCCAGCTGGAGTGCATATCCCAGCATCCATGCTGCCTACCAGCTTCCAGGAATCATTAAGCCTATGCAACTTGGTACTCAGATATTGCAAGTTAAGCCAAACCTGAAACCTATTGCTCCAAAAGTCAGGTATTTCTCTGTAATTACAAGCAGCCAAAACCAAGGGCTTCAGTCCAACAACGACCAAATCAAGGAGGAACCAATTAGCCCGGTTCACGAACAGATTTCATCCAAGCTGGAAGAAAGCAATATCGAGAAAAAGGATCCAAAGTTAAACCTCCAGTCTGCGCTGCTTTTGTCATGTAAAAAGGAAAGTGAGAGCCCAATAAAGTCAGAGACCCTCACTGATCTCCCAAAGGCAGACTCGCCTTGTTTGAAAGAAGCTGAAGAAGTGAAGCAAATCTTCAAGAACGAGCCTGTAAAGAGTGAAGCAGGATCTCCAAATTTTTCTTTAACCAATGGATGTTCTGGACTAACAGTCATCACAGATCACCCATCTGAACACCTTTCAGTCAGCCCACTTAGTGCACTGCAGTCGATAATGAATACTCACCTTGGCAAAGCGGCCAAGCCCCTGACCTCAAACCTAGACCCTGTAACGATGCTTTGTAGACTCAATAAGAGCCTGCTGGAGAAATCAGCTTCACCGCCAAGTTTAATAAAGCCATCCAATATTGCTAATAGTTATTACTATGAAAGCAGTGATCAGCCAATAGATCTCACCAAATCGAAGAGTGGCAAGGCCATCCACTCAAACGCTATCAAACCCTTTACTTCGTTACCTTCCAAACACGTGCTATCTGATATTGCTGATATGGTAAAGGTCCTCCCAAAAGGTACGACACCAAAACCTTCTACCTCATCAAAGATGTCAGCGGAAAGGTTAGAGACCGACGTGAGGAGCTTTGAAGATGTGTCAATGGATTTTTTACCTGTTCAGAAACGAAAAGGTAGGCAGTCAAACTGGAATCCACAACATCTTCTTATTCTGCAGGCCCAATTTGCTGCCAGTCTGTGGCAAACAGGAGAAGGCAAATATTTATTATCTGATCTAGGTCCACAAGACCGAATGCATATTTCAAAGTTTACTGGACTCACCATGACCACCATAAGTCACTGGCTTGCCAATGTAAAATATCAATTGAGAAAGACAGGTGGAACGAAGTTCCTTAAGAACTTAGATACAGGGCATCCAATTTTCTACTGCAATGATTGTGCCTCCCAGTTTAGGACTCCTTCCAGTTATATTGGTCATTTGGAATTCCATTTGGGCTTCACTATGAAAGATATGGCAAAGATTTCTGTACAGCATGCAAGAGGGGAGCAAGAAGTTTCAAAGGTGTCATCTGAGAAGTCAGTGAGACCAACTGTAGCAGATGAGGACACAGGCAGCAAGTTCCAGTGTAATCTGTGCAAACGAACTTTTGCTAGCAAGCATGCAGTAAAACTGCATCTCAGCAAAACACATGGGAAATCACCAGAGAATCATTCGCAGTATGTAACTGAAATAGAGGAAGAGTAG